Proteins encoded by one window of Marinoscillum sp. 108:
- a CDS encoding DUF2200 domain-containing protein — MSSTAHHDERIAKMTFASVYPHYITKVEKKGRTKDELHQVIEWLTGYDEAKLNALIEEKVTFETFFQTATLNPNAHLIKGVICGYRVEEIENTLTQQVRYLDKLVDELAKGKKMEKILRAS; from the coding sequence ATGAGTAGTACAGCACATCACGATGAACGCATAGCAAAAATGACCTTCGCTTCAGTTTATCCTCATTACATCACCAAGGTGGAGAAAAAGGGTCGAACCAAGGATGAATTGCATCAGGTGATTGAATGGCTAACTGGCTATGATGAAGCCAAGCTGAACGCACTCATTGAGGAAAAGGTAACCTTTGAAACATTCTTTCAGACGGCCACTTTGAACCCCAACGCCCACCTCATCAAAGGGGTGATCTGTGGCTATAGGGTGGAGGAAATTGAGAATACTCTTACCCAGCAGGTGCGCTACTTAGACAAGCTGGTAGATGAGTTGGCAAAGGGTAAGAAAATGGAAAAAATTCTTCGCGCTTCCTGA
- a CDS encoding NAD(P)-dependent oxidoreductase encodes MTKKRIFFTGGSGKAGKHVIPYLLDQGHRVLNVDLRPLDHPGVDNLIADITDSGQMFNAMSSYAGLDELEPGGGVPKFDAVVHFAAVPRILIHPDNETFRVNTMGTYHVIEAAVKLGIEKIVIASSETTYGVCFSDGQTNPHSLPLDEDYDVDPMDSYGLSKVVNEKTARAFQRRSGFDIYALRIGNVIEPHEYAELFPAYLKKPEVRRRNAFCYIDARDLGQIVDLCLKKDGLGYQVFNAGNDHNGAIIPSKELAERFFPGVPVTRELVGHEALFSNRKIREVLGFKEQHHWQKYLKWE; translated from the coding sequence ATGACTAAGAAACGTATATTTTTCACCGGAGGATCGGGTAAAGCCGGAAAGCATGTGATACCATATTTACTGGATCAGGGACACCGGGTGTTGAATGTAGACCTCAGGCCATTGGACCACCCCGGGGTGGACAATCTGATTGCTGACATTACAGATTCCGGGCAAATGTTTAACGCCATGAGTTCGTATGCCGGGCTGGATGAACTGGAGCCGGGCGGTGGTGTTCCTAAGTTTGATGCTGTGGTACATTTTGCTGCGGTACCGCGTATTCTCATCCATCCAGACAATGAAACTTTCAGGGTGAACACCATGGGTACTTACCATGTGATAGAAGCCGCTGTAAAGCTTGGTATAGAGAAGATTGTGATTGCTTCGTCAGAGACGACTTATGGTGTTTGTTTTTCTGACGGTCAGACTAACCCTCATTCACTACCGCTGGATGAGGACTATGATGTGGACCCCATGGATAGCTATGGCTTATCCAAGGTGGTCAATGAGAAGACTGCCCGTGCCTTCCAGCGCCGGTCAGGCTTTGATATTTATGCCCTACGCATCGGCAATGTGATTGAACCTCACGAATACGCTGAACTTTTTCCTGCGTATTTAAAAAAACCCGAAGTGCGGCGCAGGAATGCGTTCTGCTATATTGATGCCCGTGATCTGGGACAGATTGTGGATTTATGTCTGAAAAAGGACGGCCTGGGTTATCAGGTTTTCAATGCCGGAAACGATCACAATGGCGCCATTATTCCTAGTAAAGAGTTGGCAGAAAGGTTTTTTCCTGGAGTGCCGGTTACACGGGAATTGGTGGGGCATGAGGCCTTGTTTTCCAATCGAAAAATCCGGGAGGTACTAGGATTCAAAGAACAACATCACTGGCAGAAATACCTGAAGTGGGAGTAA